A stretch of the Arachis stenosperma cultivar V10309 chromosome 6, arast.V10309.gnm1.PFL2, whole genome shotgun sequence genome encodes the following:
- the LOC130936331 gene encoding heavy metal-associated isoprenylated plant protein 35-like isoform X2, whose translation MSKDVVLKKIELKVSTNCCEGCKKKINKVLGSMEGVVKTDIDPFHPKVTVLGNLNPKDLIKKLQKAGKHAALSSYEELKEEKKDTTTEKEKENANNDCDIRIEKTNKDIIEVVEDGKGDKDANMSTITASNNQDLHHVKVYPNMNLYRHVKTHPRKFCYIAQPYYYVAASYPDDDEEESCRFQEPRFQPPLERPRVRAEDYFSDDNTMGCHVM comes from the exons ATGTCAAAGGATGTGGTCTTAAAG AAGATCGAATTGAAGGTGTCTACCAACTGCTGCGAAGGATGTAAGAAGAAGATTAATAAGGTTTTAGGAAGCATGGAAG GTGTTGTGAAAACAGATATAGACCCATTTCATCCCAAAGTAACAGTTTTAGGAAACTTGAATCCAAAAGATTTGATCAAAAAGCTTCAAAAAGCTGGAAAACATGCAGCACTCAGTAGCTATGAGGAACttaaagaagaaaagaaggacacaacaacagagaaagaaaaagaaaacgcTAACAATGATTGTGACATTAGAATTGAGAAAACAAACAAAGATATCATAGAAGTAGTTGAGGATGGAAAAGGTGACAAGGATGCAAACATGTCTACCATAACCGCTTCTAATAATCAAGATTTGCATCATGTTAAGGTTTATCCAAACATGAATTTATATAGGCATGTGAAAACTCATCCTCGGAAATTTTGTTACATAGCGCAGCCATATTATTATGTAGCTGCTTCATaccctgatgatgatgaagaagaatcTTGCCGCTTTCAAGAGCCAAGATTTCAGCCACCATTGGAGAGACCAAGGGTGAGAGCAGAGGATTACTTTAGCGATGACAATACCATGGGTTGCCATGTAATGTGA
- the LOC130936331 gene encoding heavy metal-associated isoprenylated plant protein 35-like isoform X1, with protein sequence MSKDVVLKKIELKVSTNCCEGCKKKINKVLGSMEDHYGMAGVVKTDIDPFHPKVTVLGNLNPKDLIKKLQKAGKHAALSSYEELKEEKKDTTTEKEKENANNDCDIRIEKTNKDIIEVVEDGKGDKDANMSTITASNNQDLHHVKVYPNMNLYRHVKTHPRKFCYIAQPYYYVAASYPDDDEEESCRFQEPRFQPPLERPRVRAEDYFSDDNTMGCHVM encoded by the exons ATGTCAAAGGATGTGGTCTTAAAG AAGATCGAATTGAAGGTGTCTACCAACTGCTGCGAAGGATGTAAGAAGAAGATTAATAAGGTTTTAGGAAGCATGGAAG ATCACTATGGTATGGCAGGTGTTGTGAAAACAGATATAGACCCATTTCATCCCAAAGTAACAGTTTTAGGAAACTTGAATCCAAAAGATTTGATCAAAAAGCTTCAAAAAGCTGGAAAACATGCAGCACTCAGTAGCTATGAGGAACttaaagaagaaaagaaggacacaacaacagagaaagaaaaagaaaacgcTAACAATGATTGTGACATTAGAATTGAGAAAACAAACAAAGATATCATAGAAGTAGTTGAGGATGGAAAAGGTGACAAGGATGCAAACATGTCTACCATAACCGCTTCTAATAATCAAGATTTGCATCATGTTAAGGTTTATCCAAACATGAATTTATATAGGCATGTGAAAACTCATCCTCGGAAATTTTGTTACATAGCGCAGCCATATTATTATGTAGCTGCTTCATaccctgatgatgatgaagaagaatcTTGCCGCTTTCAAGAGCCAAGATTTCAGCCACCATTGGAGAGACCAAGGGTGAGAGCAGAGGATTACTTTAGCGATGACAATACCATGGGTTGCCATGTAATGTGA